One window of Thermus hydrothermalis genomic DNA carries:
- a CDS encoding transposase, producing MRGALAAGSARVSEMVASLPSPLQNRFHQAKALYRFLSNPRVEAEALLDRVYQESATALEGEEVLVLLDLSPVAKPYARALEGIARVGKDRRPGYELLTALGLDPAGRLALGYAHLVAYGERGFASLPKEVEGAIEAARERLGGVGRRLVYVADRGFDDRKVFGQVLALGEEFVVRVYRDRKLGEGGSLAKVASSLALPCGEEVELRVGGRYQRVRLHFGWREVEVEGRRLHLVVCRVPALGRRGEWWLLTSLPVRGREEAAQVVEAYRRRWEVERFFRLLKTGLGLETFQVRGLARIRKVVAVLLGLAVFLWEVERLGDPFKGFLLQLGGKLGLPSERDGPYLLLRGLVRLLNYEVTQELLKQAKGGRGRSFG from the coding sequence GTGCGGGGCGCCTTGGCCGCAGGCTCAGCCCGGGTGAGCGAGATGGTGGCCTCGCTCCCTTCTCCCCTCCAGAACCGCTTCCACCAGGCCAAAGCCCTTTACCGCTTCCTGTCCAACCCACGGGTGGAGGCAGAAGCCCTCCTTGACCGGGTCTATCAGGAGAGCGCGACTGCCCTGGAGGGTGAGGAGGTTCTGGTCCTCCTGGACCTGAGCCCGGTGGCCAAGCCCTATGCCCGGGCCCTGGAGGGGATAGCCCGGGTGGGGAAGGATAGGCGGCCCGGGTACGAGCTCCTCACCGCCCTGGGGTTGGACCCCGCGGGGCGGCTGGCCCTGGGGTACGCCCACCTGGTGGCCTACGGGGAGAGGGGGTTTGCCAGCCTGCCCAAGGAGGTGGAGGGAGCCATTGAGGCGGCCCGGGAGCGATTGGGGGGCGTGGGCAGGAGGCTGGTGTATGTGGCGGACCGGGGGTTTGACGACCGGAAGGTGTTTGGGCAGGTGCTGGCCCTGGGGGAGGAGTTCGTGGTGCGGGTCTACCGGGACCGGAAGCTTGGGGAGGGGGGTTCTCTGGCGAAGGTGGCTTCTTCCCTGGCCCTTCCCTGTGGGGAGGAGGTGGAGCTGAGGGTAGGGGGCAGGTACCAGCGGGTGCGGCTCCACTTCGGATGGAGGGAGGTGGAGGTGGAGGGGAGGCGGCTCCACCTGGTGGTCTGCCGGGTGCCAGCCCTGGGGCGGCGTGGGGAGTGGTGGCTACTGACCAGCTTGCCGGTGAGGGGGAGGGAGGAGGCGGCGCAGGTGGTGGAGGCGTACCGCAGGCGGTGGGAGGTGGAGCGGTTCTTCCGGCTTTTGAAGACGGGGCTGGGGCTTGAGACCTTCCAGGTGCGGGGGCTTGCCCGGATCCGGAAGGTGGTGGCGGTTTTGCTGGGGCTGGCGGTGTTCCTTTGGGAAGTTGAGCGGTTGGGGGATCCGTTCAAGGGGTTTCTTTTGCAGCTCGGGGGCAAGCTGGGGCTGCCCAGCGAGAGGGATGGTCCGTACCTGCTCCTGAGGGGCCTGGTTCGCCTGCTCAACTATGAAGTCACCCAAGAACTCTTGAAGCAGGCTAAGGGAGGGCGAGGAAGGAGTTTTGGGTAA
- the fusA gene encoding elongation factor G, with protein MAVKVAYDLKRLRNIGIAAHIDAGKTTTTERILYYTGKIHKIGEVHEGAATMDFMEQERERGITITAAVTTCFWKDHRINIIDTPGHVDFTIEVERSMRVLDGAIVVFDSSQGVEPQSETVWRQAEKYRVPRIAFANKMDKTGADLWLVIRTMQERLGARPVVMQLPIGREDTFSGIIDVLRMKAYTYGNDLGTDIREIPIPEEYLDQAREYHEKLIETAADFDENVMLKYLEGEEPTEEELVAAIRKGTIDIKITPVFLGSALKNKGVQLLLDAVVDYLPSPLDIPPIKGTTPEGEEVEIHPDPDGPLAALAFKIMADPYVGRLTFIRVYSGTLTSGSYVYNTTKGRKERVARLLRMHANHREEVEELKAGDLGAVVGLKETITGDTLVGEDAPRIVLESIEVPEPVIDVAIEPKTKADQDKLSQALARLAEEDPTFRVSTHPETGQTIISGMGELHLEIIVDRLKREFKVDANVGKPQVAYRETITRPVDVEGKFIRQTGGRGQYGHVKIKVEPLPRGSGFEFVNAIVGGVIPKEYIPAVQKGIEEAMQSGPLIGFPVVDVKVTLYDGSYHEVDSSEMAFKIAGSMAIKEAVQKGDPVILEPIMRVEVTTPEEYMGDVIGDLNSRRGQILGMEPRGNAQVIRAYVPLAEMFGYATDLRSKTQGRGSFVMFFDHYQEVPKQVQEKLIKGQ; from the coding sequence ATGGCGGTTAAGGTAGCTTACGATCTAAAGAGGCTCCGCAACATCGGCATCGCCGCGCACATTGACGCCGGCAAGACCACCACCACCGAGCGCATCCTCTACTACACCGGCAAGATCCACAAGATCGGTGAGGTCCACGAGGGCGCGGCCACCATGGACTTCATGGAGCAGGAGCGGGAACGGGGCATCACCATCACCGCCGCCGTGACCACCTGCTTCTGGAAGGACCACCGGATCAACATCATTGATACCCCAGGCCACGTGGACTTCACCATTGAGGTGGAGCGCTCCATGCGGGTGCTGGACGGGGCCATCGTGGTCTTTGACTCCAGCCAAGGGGTGGAGCCCCAGTCGGAAACCGTCTGGCGCCAGGCGGAAAAGTACAGGGTGCCTCGCATCGCCTTCGCCAACAAGATGGACAAGACGGGGGCCGACCTTTGGCTGGTGATCCGCACCATGCAGGAGCGCCTGGGGGCGCGCCCGGTGGTGATGCAGCTTCCCATCGGCCGGGAGGACACGTTCTCGGGGATCATTGACGTGCTCCGGATGAAGGCCTACACCTACGGCAACGACCTGGGCACGGACATTCGGGAGATCCCCATCCCCGAGGAGTACCTGGACCAGGCCCGGGAGTACCACGAGAAGCTCATTGAGACCGCCGCCGACTTTGACGAGAACGTCATGCTCAAGTACCTCGAGGGCGAAGAGCCCACGGAGGAAGAGCTGGTGGCGGCCATCCGCAAGGGCACCATTGACATCAAGATCACCCCGGTGTTCCTGGGCTCGGCCCTGAAGAACAAGGGGGTCCAGCTCCTCCTGGATGCGGTGGTGGATTACCTGCCCTCCCCCTTGGACATCCCCCCCATCAAGGGGACCACACCGGAAGGGGAGGAGGTGGAGATCCACCCCGACCCCGATGGCCCTCTGGCGGCCCTGGCCTTCAAGATCATGGCCGATCCCTATGTGGGCCGGCTTACCTTTATCCGCGTCTACTCTGGCACCCTTACCTCCGGCTCCTACGTGTACAACACCACCAAGGGGCGCAAGGAGCGGGTGGCCCGGCTCCTGAGGATGCACGCCAACCACCGGGAAGAGGTGGAGGAGCTCAAGGCCGGTGACCTGGGGGCGGTGGTGGGCCTGAAGGAAACCATCACCGGGGACACCCTGGTGGGCGAGGACGCCCCCCGGATTGTCCTGGAGTCCATTGAGGTGCCTGAGCCGGTCATTGACGTGGCCATTGAGCCCAAGACCAAGGCGGACCAGGACAAGCTCTCCCAGGCCTTGGCCCGCTTGGCGGAGGAGGACCCCACCTTCCGCGTGTCCACCCACCCCGAAACCGGCCAGACCATCATCTCCGGGATGGGGGAGCTCCACCTGGAGATCATCGTGGACCGGCTCAAGCGGGAGTTTAAGGTGGACGCCAACGTGGGCAAGCCCCAGGTGGCCTACCGGGAGACCATCACCCGCCCCGTGGACGTGGAGGGCAAGTTCATCCGCCAAACCGGCGGCCGCGGCCAGTACGGCCACGTGAAGATCAAGGTCGAGCCCTTGCCTCGAGGCTCCGGCTTTGAGTTCGTCAACGCCATCGTGGGCGGCGTGATCCCCAAGGAATACATCCCCGCCGTGCAGAAGGGCATTGAGGAGGCCATGCAGTCGGGTCCCCTCATCGGCTTCCCCGTGGTGGACGTCAAGGTCACCCTCTACGACGGCTCCTACCACGAGGTGGACTCCTCGGAAATGGCCTTCAAGATCGCCGGCTCCATGGCCATCAAGGAGGCGGTGCAGAAGGGGGACCCGGTGATCCTCGAGCCCATCATGCGGGTGGAGGTCACCACGCCCGAGGAGTACATGGGGGACGTCATCGGCGACCTGAACTCCCGCCGGGGCCAGATCCTGGGGATGGAACCCCG
- the rpsL gene encoding 30S ribosomal protein S12, protein MPTINQLVRKGREKVQKKSKVPALKGSPFRRGVCTVVRTVTPKKPNSALRKVAKVRLTSGYEVTAYIPGEGHNLQEHSVVLVRGGRVKDLPGVRYHIVRGVYDAQGVKDRKKSRSKYGTKKPKETKGAAPAKKK, encoded by the coding sequence CTGCCGACGATCAACCAGCTAGTCAGAAAGGGCCGCGAGAAGGTCCAAAAGAAGAGCAAGGTTCCGGCCTTGAAGGGCTCGCCCTTCCGCCGGGGAGTGTGCACGGTGGTGCGTACGGTCACCCCCAAGAAGCCCAACTCCGCCTTGCGGAAGGTGGCCAAGGTGCGCCTGACCTCGGGCTACGAGGTCACCGCCTACATTCCCGGCGAGGGGCACAACCTCCAGGAGCACTCCGTGGTCCTCGTCCGGGGCGGCCGTGTGAAGGACCTTCCGGGTGTGCGCTACCACATCGTCCGTGGGGTTTACGACGCCCAGGGCGTGAAGGACCGGAAGAAGAGCCGCTCCAAGTACGGGACCAAGAAGCCCAAGGAGACCAAGGGCGCGGCCCCGGCCAAGAAGAAGTAG
- the rpsG gene encoding 30S ribosomal protein S7, with the protein MARRRRAEVRQLQPDLVYGDVVVSAFINKIMRDGKKNLAARIFYEACRIIQEKTGQEPLKVFKQAVENVKPRMEVRSRRVGGANYQVPMEVPPRRQQSLALRWLVQAANQRPERGAAVRIAHELMDAAEGKGGAVKKKEDVERMAEANRAYAHYRW; encoded by the coding sequence ATGGCGCGGAGAAGAAGAGCAGAGGTACGCCAACTCCAGCCCGACCTGGTCTACGGGGATGTGGTGGTGTCGGCCTTCATCAACAAAATCATGCGGGATGGGAAGAAGAACCTGGCCGCCCGCATCTTCTACGAGGCCTGCCGCATCATCCAGGAAAAGACCGGGCAGGAGCCTTTGAAGGTCTTTAAGCAGGCGGTGGAGAACGTGAAGCCCCGCATGGAGGTGCGTTCCCGCCGCGTGGGTGGGGCCAACTACCAGGTGCCCATGGAGGTTCCTCCCCGCAGGCAGCAGTCCTTGGCCCTGCGCTGGCTGGTGCAGGCGGCCAACCAACGCCCCGAACGCGGCGCTGCGGTGCGCATCGCCCACGAGCTCATGGACGCTGCCGAGGGCAAGGGCGGGGCGGTCAAGAAGAAGGAGGACGTGGAGCGCATGGCCGAGGCCAACCGCGCCTACGCCCATTACCGGTGGTAA